In one window of Deltaproteobacteria bacterium DNA:
- a CDS encoding MucR family transcriptional regulator: MDKKALLELTTDIVSAHASVNEMGKEQLLEELQSVFQKLMSLAGSEGEEGAEVSGELKPAVPVNKAFGADKVICLVCGKGFTTLKKHIAVSHQMTPKEYRKAFGVPSKTPLVARKYSEAKRKIAQEKGLALKLAEGRKRKAGK; this comes from the coding sequence ATGGACAAGAAGGCGCTGTTGGAACTCACGACGGATATTGTGTCAGCTCACGCTTCGGTAAATGAGATGGGGAAGGAACAACTTCTCGAGGAATTGCAGTCGGTGTTCCAGAAGTTAATGAGCCTTGCCGGATCCGAGGGCGAGGAAGGGGCGGAAGTCTCCGGGGAGTTAAAGCCGGCCGTTCCGGTGAACAAGGCGTTTGGCGCCGACAAGGTCATTTGCCTTGTTTGCGGCAAGGGGTTCACCACGCTGAAGAAGCACATCGCCGTCAGCCACCAGATGACGCCGAAGGAGTACCGGAAGGCGTTCGGCGTCCCGTCGAAGACCCCCCTCGTCGCCCGGAAATATTCCGAGGCGAAGAGGAAGATCGCCCAGGAGAAGGGGCTTGCGTTGAAACTGGCGGAAGGCCGAAAGAGGAAGGCGGGAA